One window of the Trifolium pratense cultivar HEN17-A07 linkage group LG2, ARS_RC_1.1, whole genome shotgun sequence genome contains the following:
- the LOC123904453 gene encoding uncharacterized protein LOC123904453, with amino-acid sequence MERTGLLMRIYLNSCMHNRLINKADASVSVLQTLKAELHKYRQGPLGFQHTLFFVTLDLVGTRCGDKTTPISVSRKLKENVESIRSNDKGGIGDQVTLKDYNPIDPLPGVGPSNVNAGPIEHGTPLMPFIPKPPPLGHPNPDQGDYN; translated from the exons ATGGAGAGAACAGGATTGTTGATGCGCATTTATTTAAACTCCTGTATGCATAACAGGCTCATCAATAAGGCAGATGCTTCCGTCTCTGTACTACAGACATTGAAAGCTGAG CTTCATAAGTATCGGCAGGGCCCTCTTGGTTTCCAG CATACTCTTTTTTTTGTCACCCTAGATTTGGTTGGTACAAGATGTGGCGATAAAACAACACCAATTTCAGTAAGCAGGAAACTTAAG GAAAATGTCGAGAGTATAAGAAGCAATGACAAAGGCGGTATAGGCGATCAAGTAACACTTAAAGATTACAATCCAATTGATCCATTACCAGGTGTAGGCCCATCAAATGTAAATGCCGGACCAATTGAGCATGGAACTCCTCTTATGCCATTCATACCAAAACCTCCACCTCTTGGTCATCCTAACCCTGATCAAGGTGACTATAATTAG
- the LOC123907738 gene encoding protein SRG1-like isoform X2, which translates to MFKNFGTSILVPSVQELAKQPIIEVPERYLQPNQDPVVVSNTTSLQQVPVIDLSKLLSEDATELEKFDHACKEWGFFQLINHGVDPTLVENIKIGVGEFLTLPAEEKKKLLQTSDDMEGFGQLFVTSENQKLEWADLFYTTTLPSHGRNPRLFPNIPQPFRDNLDTYCLEMKKVCITIIKHMEKALKVEPNEMLKVLDDMVQSMRMNYYPPCPQPENVIGLNPHSDAGALTILLQANEIEGLQIRKDGQWISIKPLTNAFVINVGDMLEIITNGIYRSIEHRAIVNSNKERISIATFHSAKMSKVIGPTPGLVTQERPALFKTLTVEEYFKAFFSNELKGKSSLDVMRIQNENNK; encoded by the exons ATGTTCAAGAACTTTGGAACCTCAATATTGGTGCCTTCTGTCCAAGAGCTAGCAAAGCAGCCAATCATAGAAGTTCCAGAAAGATATCTTCAACCAAATCAAGACCCTGTTGTTGTGTCAAATACAACTTCTTTACAACAAGTTCCAGTCATTGATCTTAGTAAATTGTTATCTGAAGATGCAACTGAGCTAGAGAAGTTTGATCATGCATGTAAAGAATGGGGGTTCTTCCAG CTGATTAATCATGGAGTCGACCCTACATTGGtggaaaatattaaaatagGGGTTGGAGAGTTCTTAACTCTTCCAgcagaagagaagaagaaacttTTGCAAACGTCGGATGATATGGAGGGTTTTGGTCAATTGTTTGTTACATCTGAGAATCAAAAGTTAGAATGGGCAGATTTATTCTACACTACAACTCTTCCGTCTCATGGAAGGAATCCCCGCTTATTTCCAAATATTCCACAACCATTCAg AGATAATTTGGATACATATTGTTTAGAAATGAAAAAAGTTTGCATCACAATCATCAAACATATGGAAAAAGCTCTTAAAGTTGAACCAAATGAAATGCTAAAAGTACTTGATGATATGGTTCAATCAATGAGGATGAATTACTACCCTCCATGTCCCCAACCAGAAAATGTCATTGGACTGAATCCTCATTCTGATGCTGGTGCCTTAACCATCCTTCTCCAAGCCAATGAGATTGAAGGTCTCCAAATAAGAAAAGATGGACAATGGATTTCTATTAAACCACTCACCAATGCTTTTGTCATAAATGTTGGAGACATGTTGGAG ATAATAACCAATGGAATTTATCGGAGTATTGAACATCGAGCTATCGTGAACTCAAATAAAGAGAGGATTTCAATTGCTACATTTCACAGTGCTAAAATGAGCAAAGTTATTGGTCCAACACCAGGACTTGTTACTCAAGAAAGGCCTGCATTGTTCAAAACACTTACTGTAGAAGAATACTTCAAAGCATTCTTTTCAAATGAGCTAAAAGGGAAATCAAGCCTTGATGTTATGAGAATACAAAATGAGAATAATAagtga
- the LOC123907738 gene encoding protein SRG1-like isoform X1 gives MLPGCGYDTGIRYGYRYEPKKEDSSLEGKMFKNFGTSILVPSVQELAKQPIIEVPERYLQPNQDPVVVSNTTSLQQVPVIDLSKLLSEDATELEKFDHACKEWGFFQLINHGVDPTLVENIKIGVGEFLTLPAEEKKKLLQTSDDMEGFGQLFVTSENQKLEWADLFYTTTLPSHGRNPRLFPNIPQPFRDNLDTYCLEMKKVCITIIKHMEKALKVEPNEMLKVLDDMVQSMRMNYYPPCPQPENVIGLNPHSDAGALTILLQANEIEGLQIRKDGQWISIKPLTNAFVINVGDMLEIITNGIYRSIEHRAIVNSNKERISIATFHSAKMSKVIGPTPGLVTQERPALFKTLTVEEYFKAFFSNELKGKSSLDVMRIQNENNK, from the exons ATGTTGCCCGGGTGCGGGTACGATACCGGTATTCGGTACGGGTACCGGTACGAG CCTAAAAAAGAGGATTCATCACTTGAAGGAAAAATGTTCAAGAACTTTGGAACCTCAATATTGGTGCCTTCTGTCCAAGAGCTAGCAAAGCAGCCAATCATAGAAGTTCCAGAAAGATATCTTCAACCAAATCAAGACCCTGTTGTTGTGTCAAATACAACTTCTTTACAACAAGTTCCAGTCATTGATCTTAGTAAATTGTTATCTGAAGATGCAACTGAGCTAGAGAAGTTTGATCATGCATGTAAAGAATGGGGGTTCTTCCAG CTGATTAATCATGGAGTCGACCCTACATTGGtggaaaatattaaaatagGGGTTGGAGAGTTCTTAACTCTTCCAgcagaagagaagaagaaacttTTGCAAACGTCGGATGATATGGAGGGTTTTGGTCAATTGTTTGTTACATCTGAGAATCAAAAGTTAGAATGGGCAGATTTATTCTACACTACAACTCTTCCGTCTCATGGAAGGAATCCCCGCTTATTTCCAAATATTCCACAACCATTCAg AGATAATTTGGATACATATTGTTTAGAAATGAAAAAAGTTTGCATCACAATCATCAAACATATGGAAAAAGCTCTTAAAGTTGAACCAAATGAAATGCTAAAAGTACTTGATGATATGGTTCAATCAATGAGGATGAATTACTACCCTCCATGTCCCCAACCAGAAAATGTCATTGGACTGAATCCTCATTCTGATGCTGGTGCCTTAACCATCCTTCTCCAAGCCAATGAGATTGAAGGTCTCCAAATAAGAAAAGATGGACAATGGATTTCTATTAAACCACTCACCAATGCTTTTGTCATAAATGTTGGAGACATGTTGGAG ATAATAACCAATGGAATTTATCGGAGTATTGAACATCGAGCTATCGTGAACTCAAATAAAGAGAGGATTTCAATTGCTACATTTCACAGTGCTAAAATGAGCAAAGTTATTGGTCCAACACCAGGACTTGTTACTCAAGAAAGGCCTGCATTGTTCAAAACACTTACTGTAGAAGAATACTTCAAAGCATTCTTTTCAAATGAGCTAAAAGGGAAATCAAGCCTTGATGTTATGAGAATACAAAATGAGAATAATAagtga
- the LOC123908950 gene encoding eugenol synthase 1-like → MEDNKKNRILVFGGSGYIGKYVVKASISLGYPTFVYTRPVNSQTSPSTKQFCEEFQSIGVKVVEGELEHDQLVAVIKQVDIVICTFGYPQVLEQLKIIDAIKVAGNIKRFLPSEFGVEEDRVNPLPPFQAFLDKKRKIRREIEAANIPYTFIAGHFCGAYFVNFLLRPYEKKNDITVYGDGKIKAVLNYEEDVGHYTIKVANDPQACNRIVIYRPSKNIISQNELISLWEQKTGQKFSKTFVPEDELVKLSQTLPPPQDIPISIIHSAFVRGDHIFDLKDDDLEASQLYPDYNYKSIDQLLDKFLVDPPPPASAAFG, encoded by the exons ATGGAGGATAATAAGAAGAATAGGATTCTTGTATTTGGTGGAAGTGGTTACATAGGAAAGTATGTGGTGAAGGCGAGCATCTCTTTAGGTTACCCAACTTTTGTATACACTCGTCCTGTTAACTCACAAACTTCTCCCTCTACGAAACAATTTTGTGAGGAATTCCAATCTATAGGAGTTAAAGTAGTGGAG GGGGAACTTGAGCATGACCAACTAGTTGCGGTGATTAAACAAGTTGACATTGTTATATGTACGTTTGGATACCCTCAAGTTTTGGAGCAACTCAAAATTATTGATGCTATCAAAGTTGCCGGTAATATCAAG AGATTCCTTCCATCAGAGTTTGGTGTGGAAGAAGATAGAGTAAATCCTCTTCCTCCATTTCAAGCTTTCCTtgataagaaaagaaaaattagaagAGAAATTGAAGCAGCTAATATCCCTTATACTTTCATTGCTGGACATTTTTGTGGTGCATATTTTGTCAATTTCTTGCTTCGTCCCTATGAGAAAAAGAACGATATTACTGTATACGGTGATGGTAAAATCAAAG CTGTACTAAATTATGAAGAAGATGTTGGACACTACACTATTAAAGTGGCAAATGATCCACAAGCATGCAATCGCATCGTTATATATCGACCTTCAAAGAATATCATATCACAAAATGAGTTGATATCACTATGGGAGCAGAAGACTGGTCAGAAATTTTCAAAGACTTTTGTTCCTGAGGATGAGCTTGTTAAGCTATCACAAa CTTTACCTCCTCCACAAGATATACCAATTTCTATCATTCATAGTGCATTTGTTAGAGGGGACCATATATTTGATCTAAAAGATGATGATCTTGAAGCTTCACAACTATATCCTGATTATAACTATAAATCCATTGATCAACTTCTTGACAAATTTCTTGTTGATCCTCCACCTCCTGCATCTGCTGCTTTTGGATGA
- the LOC123907737 gene encoding protein SRG1-like isoform X1, translating into MRKGKIYSQFEIILFFDNLKCYQPKKEDSSLEGKMFKNFGTSILVPSVQELAKQPIIEVPERYLQPNQDPVVVSNTTSLQQVPVIDLSKLLSEDATELEKFDHACKEWGFFQLINHGVDPTLVENIKIGVGEFLTLPAEEKKKLLQTSDDMEGFGQLFVTSENQKLEWADLFYTTTLPSHGRNPRLFPNIPQPFRDNLDTYCLEMKKVCITIIKHMEKALKVEPNEMLKVLDDMVQSMRMNYYPPCPQPENVIGLNPHSDSGVLTILLQANDIEGLQIRKDGQWISIKPLTNTFVVNIGDVLEIITNGIYRSIEHRAIVNSKKERISVASFQNANMSKVIGPTPGLVTDERPALFKTITVEEYFKVFFSNELKGKSCLDVMRIQN; encoded by the exons atgagaaaaggAAAGATATATAGTCAATttgaaatcattttattttttgacaatttgAAATGTTATCAGCCTAAAAAAGAGGATTCATCACTTGAAGGAAAAATGTTCAAGAACTTTGGAACCTCAATATTGGTGCCTTCTGTCCAAGAGCTAGCAAAGCAGCCAATCATAGAAGTTCCAGAAAGATATCTTCAACCAAATCAAGACCCTGTTGTTGTGTCAAATACAACTTCTTTACAACAAGTTCCAGTCATTGATCTTAGTAAATTGTTATCTGAAGATGCAACTGAGCTAGAGAAGTTTGATCATGCATGTAAAGAATGGGGGTTCTTCCAG CTGATTAATCATGGAGTCGACCCTACATTGGtggaaaatattaaaatagGGGTTGGAGAGTTCTTAACTCTTCCAgcagaagagaagaagaaacttTTGCAAACGTCGGATGATATGGAGGGTTTTGGTCAATTGTTTGTTACATCTGAGAATCAAAAGTTAGAATGGGCAGATTTATTCTACACTACAACTCTTCCGTCTCATGGAAGGAATCCCCGCTTATTTCCAAATATTCCACAACCATTCAg AGATAATTTGGATACATATTGTTTAGAAATGAAAAAAGTTTGCATCACAATCATCAAACATATGGAAAAAGCTCTTAAAGTTGAACCAAATGAAATGCTAAAAGTACTTGATGATATGGTTCAATCAATGAGGATGAATTACTACCCTCCATGTCCCCAACCAGAAAATGTCATTGGACTGAATCCTCATTCTGATTCTGGTGTCTTAACCATCCTTCTCCAAGCCAATGATATTGAAGGTCTCCAAATAAGAAAAGATGGACAATGGATTTCTATTAAACCACTCACCAATACTTTTGTCGTAAATATTGGAGATGTGTTGGAG ATAATTACCAATGGAATTTATCGGAGTATTGAACATCGAGCTATCGTGAACTCAAAGAAAGAGAGAATTTCAGTTGCTTCATTTCAAAATGCTAATATGAGCAAAGTTATAGGTCCAACACCAGGACTTGTTACTGATGAAAGGCCTGCATTGTTCAAAACAATTACTGTAGAAGAATACTTCAAAGTATTCTTTTCAAATGAGCTAAAAGGGAAATCATGCCTTGATGTTATGAGAATCCAAAATTAG
- the LOC123907737 gene encoding protein SRG1-like isoform X2 has product MFKNFGTSILVPSVQELAKQPIIEVPERYLQPNQDPVVVSNTTSLQQVPVIDLSKLLSEDATELEKFDHACKEWGFFQLINHGVDPTLVENIKIGVGEFLTLPAEEKKKLLQTSDDMEGFGQLFVTSENQKLEWADLFYTTTLPSHGRNPRLFPNIPQPFRDNLDTYCLEMKKVCITIIKHMEKALKVEPNEMLKVLDDMVQSMRMNYYPPCPQPENVIGLNPHSDSGVLTILLQANDIEGLQIRKDGQWISIKPLTNTFVVNIGDVLEIITNGIYRSIEHRAIVNSKKERISVASFQNANMSKVIGPTPGLVTDERPALFKTITVEEYFKVFFSNELKGKSCLDVMRIQN; this is encoded by the exons ATGTTCAAGAACTTTGGAACCTCAATATTGGTGCCTTCTGTCCAAGAGCTAGCAAAGCAGCCAATCATAGAAGTTCCAGAAAGATATCTTCAACCAAATCAAGACCCTGTTGTTGTGTCAAATACAACTTCTTTACAACAAGTTCCAGTCATTGATCTTAGTAAATTGTTATCTGAAGATGCAACTGAGCTAGAGAAGTTTGATCATGCATGTAAAGAATGGGGGTTCTTCCAG CTGATTAATCATGGAGTCGACCCTACATTGGtggaaaatattaaaatagGGGTTGGAGAGTTCTTAACTCTTCCAgcagaagagaagaagaaacttTTGCAAACGTCGGATGATATGGAGGGTTTTGGTCAATTGTTTGTTACATCTGAGAATCAAAAGTTAGAATGGGCAGATTTATTCTACACTACAACTCTTCCGTCTCATGGAAGGAATCCCCGCTTATTTCCAAATATTCCACAACCATTCAg AGATAATTTGGATACATATTGTTTAGAAATGAAAAAAGTTTGCATCACAATCATCAAACATATGGAAAAAGCTCTTAAAGTTGAACCAAATGAAATGCTAAAAGTACTTGATGATATGGTTCAATCAATGAGGATGAATTACTACCCTCCATGTCCCCAACCAGAAAATGTCATTGGACTGAATCCTCATTCTGATTCTGGTGTCTTAACCATCCTTCTCCAAGCCAATGATATTGAAGGTCTCCAAATAAGAAAAGATGGACAATGGATTTCTATTAAACCACTCACCAATACTTTTGTCGTAAATATTGGAGATGTGTTGGAG ATAATTACCAATGGAATTTATCGGAGTATTGAACATCGAGCTATCGTGAACTCAAAGAAAGAGAGAATTTCAGTTGCTTCATTTCAAAATGCTAATATGAGCAAAGTTATAGGTCCAACACCAGGACTTGTTACTGATGAAAGGCCTGCATTGTTCAAAACAATTACTGTAGAAGAATACTTCAAAGTATTCTTTTCAAATGAGCTAAAAGGGAAATCATGCCTTGATGTTATGAGAATCCAAAATTAG